The following is a genomic window from Bacillus sp. V2I10.
AAGGGCAAGCCTCAGTGAAATATATAATTGTTCTGCTGTTGCCTGAGAAAGCTCGTTTGCAGCAAATCGGTTTCCATCTATTCTTTCTACAATTAATGTTTGTTCAGCATCAGGCAGAAATATTTTTCTGTATTGATGATTCGTCATGACAGAGAAAAAGTGCTCTGCCCCTTTCAATACTTTCGGAAGTCTCACTGAGCGGTTAAATTCCACTGTTTTATTCAGCATATTTTTCGCGGCTGCAAGCACGGCCCATTTGTGTGCAAGCTGCTTCACTGCTCCCTTTTCAAGCTCATACTTCTGTTTTAGCTCTGAATAAAGTCCTGAACTCTCTATATTCAGAAGAGAAGCCTTTAGCTCTGCCAGCCGCCTATGCAAGCTGCTTTCCTGTTCCATTTCTGCTCTAAGCTGGTTATCACATAAAAGCTTCTCTTCTTTATAATCAATCAGAAGATCCAGCTTTCCATCTTTGAGCAAATGCTGTTTAGCATGGAGCTGCTGCTGAATCCATTTTAATTTTTGCTCTAATGCTTTTCTGTGATTCGCTTCATCTGCCTTTTTCCGGAAATCTTCTGCATCAGCTGAATTTGATAAGATGAAAAGCTCCATTCTCTTCTCAGATAGAAGACTGAGCTCTGCTTCGATTTTTACTAATCGATCCTCGGCAACAGCTATTTTCTCTTTATACATAAGCTGCCTGCTCTTCTTTTCAATCGAATCTTGAAGAGCGGCAGACAAATTCCGCATTGTTTCATTCAAATCAGTCTTTTGCTCAAAACCGCATTTTTCACATACACCCCTGAGCCGTTTTTCATAAGCCGAAAGGGCAGCTGTGAGCTCAGAAAGTTTCGTTTCAATTTGAGAGCTCTCCCGGACATCTTTCTGGAGCTGAATCAATGTTTGCAGAAGATCTGGCAGGGCAAGCGGAGAGAATTCACTTCTCACTCTAAAATCACTGTACGCTTTTTTGACTTTTCGATTTAACTGATAAAGTTCCTCTTCCCACTCATCAAAACCGCTTACTGTGCGGTGATACGCTCTCTCATTCTGTGTAAATGTCACTTGCTCAAGTTCATGAGATCGTCTCAGCTGCTCATCCTTCCATAGGATGCCTCCCAGCTCTTCTATTTCTGTATGACCTTGCACCCTCGATTGTTCAAGCTGCCGTTTTAATTCCTCCTGTTTGTCCCGCAAATGAATGAGAAACGCATCTTCTCCTTTATCATTTTGAAAAATAAAGAATAAAACGAGTCCGGTTAAGCCTAAGAAAAACGGCAAGATGAGCCATTGCTGCTCATATATGAGCCATCCGGAACACAAAATCAGTAAAACAGCCGCAGCTGCTTTCATTATTTTCATTTGATTCTTTTTAGATTGGTTCATCTTGCTTTGTTCATTGATTTTCTTTTCATTATTCCGATATTCTTCTTGTAATCTTTTTTCATCCAATACTTGCTGCTGCATGGCTTCATGCTGCTTTACCTTTTTTTCCAGAAGCTTTCTTTCTTCTGCATCAAGCATTCCTTTTGCGTAATCTGTTAATCTATTTTCGCTCTCCTCCAGATTTTCTTTAGCCCGTTCAAACTGCTGATCGAGCAACTGCTTTCTTTGCTGCAGCTGTTGATAATCCGAAACGATTTCTCTTATTTCTTCTTTGGCTGTTATAGAAGTGTTTAATGATAGCACGGCTTTATCATCTATATTTTCTGCAAAAAACCGCATTTTTCCATCAAAAATTTGCCGTGTAAGTGCCTCGTATTTCAGACTGTACTGCTGATGCTGATCTCTTTTCGCATGATATGCGGAGTATGCCTCCCTGAGATGGTCGATTTCCGCATGATGCGAAAGGATAGATTCATTGACATTCATCTGATAAATGGTTTGTTGAAGATCTTCTATTGCGCGCATAAGGGACAGCTTTTCAGATTGCAAAGGCTCTTCCTTCGCTTCAATCTCATCCATGCGCTTTAATCCATCTGCAGGAAATGCCTGATTTGTCTTTGTCAATTCTGTATGAATTGTCTCTTCTTCAAGCCACAATGGGAGAACATCTATTATTTCAGCAAATCTTCTTGATTGTGCTTCCAGCGTGGACTTGCTTACTTCTTTTTCCTTAAGCTGACGTTCAATCACTTCTTTTTCTTTCATAAGTTCTTCATAAGGCTGAATCAGTTCTTTTGCTTTCAGCATTTCTGAATGAATGCTCTTAAGTCTGCTTAATGCTGCATTGATCTCGGGTTTTTTGCCGTTAGGCTTATACAGCAGTTCCTGTTTTTTCAAGAGATGGCTTTCCGTCTGTAAGAGAGCATCTGTCCCAAGCAAGCCGGATGACAATAAAAACTTCCCAAGTTCATCAGCACTTACTTTACTGACCTGCTGAATGCCGTGAATATCAAATGAAAAGATAGACTTATACATCGATTTATCAAAATGAGACAGCATTTTATTAAGGATTTCCCCGCTTCCGGTTTCTCCATTTTCAAAGTACAGCGTAACTTCACCTGCTGCTTTTCCAGGCAATCTCTCAATTTTGACTTTTCCATATTGCTCTGTATCGACAATCAGTGCTCCGCCGTATGTTTTCACTCGTTTTGGTTCATACCTGTTTTCATTTTGAATTTTTGCAGGAAATCCAAATAAGATACTCTGTATGAATGACATAATGGTAGATTTTCCTGCTTCATTTTTTCCGTAAATAACTTGAAAGGCATGGGGATGAAGGGTGAAATTTATATGATTAAATTGTCCATACCCATAGATATTCAGTTCAATGATTTTCATCTTTTCACCCTCACAGTCTTCTATGCTTTAAAAGTTCCTGAAACAGCAGATATTCAGCTTCTTTTTCAATCTGCTGCTGTTCTTCGTTATCAAATGCCGGAATGTGTTTCCTGTATAATGCATGCTGTTTCAGAGGCTGAATGGTATCCTCAAAGTCATCAAAGCTTTCAATAATGTCTGTTAAATCCGATAAAAAATGAGAATCAAGCTGAAGCGATTCCTTGCTGATAACCGGCATTGATTCATTGATGATGGAGGAGATCCATAAAAAGTTCTCACGCCCCGTCTCATCTTCATTCCATTGATCCATTAAATCTTCTAGAACATTCTCTTCCTGAAACAAATGGTACAGCTCATTTGTTCCGCTTATTCGGATCGTAACCACAAGCGGCACATTGTCGCCTCTTAGCTGCTGCAGCTGCTGATGCAGACTGTCGATCCACTCCTGAAAACTTCCTTTAATCTCTATTGCGAGTTCTTCCCATATCACATCATGAAGCGGTTTAAACGTGTAAGAGACGGTGCTTTCTGACATGGAAACCAGAAAGCATCCTTTATCTCCGGTTTCTTTTCTGTTTCTTCCCTGAATATTGCCTGAATACAAAATCGGCGGCTCATTCTCATGAAGATGCATCCGTTTATGAATATGACCAAGCGCCCAATAATCAAGCTGTTTTTCAAGCAGATCGCTGATCAAAAAAGGAGAATACACATCGTGTTCTGTAATGCCCGAAATCGATCCATGTAGAAGTCCAATATGAAAACAGGCTTCTCCCTGCTTTTTATAGAAAGGTGTCATATTTTCAATGACAGCGCGCTTTGGATAGCTATATCCATATAAATTGACCGGTGTATTTCCGTTTTTCCAGTATGTTTTACACTCCACTTCTTTGTCTGAAAAAACATGAACATTATGCGGCCAGCTAAGATCCAGCCATCTTCCGCTCATATGATCATGATTACCGTGTATAACGTATACCTGAATCCCGTGCTGCTCAAGCTGTTCAAATGCTTTTTTCAGCTTCAGCTGCGCCTTTAAGCTCCTGTCCTCACCATCGTATAAATCCCCGGCTATCAATATGAAATCAACCTTTTCGCTGATGGCTAGGTGAATCAAATTGTCCAGAGCGGCAAATGTGCTTTCCTTCAGCCTTTCAAAAATGGTTTCCGGCAGCTGATGCATTCCGGCAAACGGGCTGTCTATATGTAAATCCGCAGCATGAATAAATCGAATAGGTTCCATCCTTGTTTCCTTCCTTTACTTCTCTCTTATTCTATATTGTACCACCTCAGAAATACGAATGCACGTTCTGCACAGAAATGCGGAATCGCGCGGTTAGCTCCGACAGACAGATAAGAATTCACCGGATAAGTCCGGTTTTGACTTTTTCGGGATTTGTTCTAGCCGAGGAGTTGGGAGATGGAGCTGGACAACCAGAAATACGGAATCGCCCGGTTAGCTCCGACAGACAGATAAGAATTCACCGGAAAAGTCCGGTTTTGGCTTTTTCGGGGATTTGTTCTGGCCGAAGAGTTGGGCGATGGAGCTGGATAACCGCAGCCAATCATTCAGCCTAATTCACAATTTTATCAGCCGGAAATTGAATTTTTACAGTCGTTTTTCTAATTCTTTCAGCCTTTTTAACTGCGCATTCAGCCGCTTTTCTTTTCTATCAGCTTAAATCATCCTTTTTCAGCCGAATCAATTTTTAACCGAATAAGGAAGCGCCCATAAGATCTACTGCAAATCTTCTTTCAAATTAAAAAAACAGAGCCGCACAGACTCTGCTTCCTTCTTCCTATTGATCCTTTGACATTTGCAAGGCTTTCTTGACATCCTTGAATGATGAGGATTTACCGTACATGAGGACGCCGCCTTTATAAACTTTAGCGCCCAATACCGCAAGAGCGATTATGGTAATAACCAAAATTCCAATTGATAACCCGATTTCCCATGCAGGAACACTCAGCATCCCTACTCTCAAGAACATGATCATTGGAGAGAAAAGCGGTATAAAGGAGGTAACCGTGATGAAAGGCGCTTCAGGATTTCCAAGCCCGAACATTGCGATAATGAATGCCCCCACAATTATATACGTCATGGGTGAAATCATTTGCTGTACATCTTCAATTCTGCTGACAAGCGATCCTAAAAAAGCAGCGAGAGTTGCAAAAATAAAGTACCCGAGAATAAAGAAAACAATGGCATAGACTAATGTCGCAACAGGTACTTCTGAAAAACTGAAGAATCCGTCACCCATTAATTCGGCATTTTCCATATTCCCTTTCATAGAGCTGTATCCAACCAAGATAATTAGACCGAACTGTGTTATGCTTAATAAACCGATTCCAAGCAGCTTCGCAAACATTTGCTTGATGGGAGAAACAGAACTGATCAGAATTTCCATCACCCGTGATGATTTTTCTACCGCTACCTCCATCGCAATCATACTTGCATATAAGATCACTGAAAAATAAATAATGAACAGCAGAACGTAAACCAGCCCTCTTGCCTGATTCAGTTCTTCTTCAGATTTTGCATTTTCTAAAAGGGCCGTTTTCTTAAGCTCTGAAGGGGCAAACAGCTGATTTAGCTGCTCACTTTTTAAGCCAAGGTTTGCTGTACCTGCAGCTATTTTCGTTTGCTGAAGAGCCTGCTCCATTGTTTCTGAAACACTTGAGTTTACAATGGACCTTGCATAAAAGGAGCCCTGCGGCAAACCATTTTGGTCAAGACTCAGAATCAAATATCCTTCCATTTTGTCATCAAGGACATCCTTTTTCAGCTGTTCCTCTGACTTCTCTGCGCGTTTCAGCTGCAGGTTCTCATCCAGTGCTGAAGCATTCTGCTCAAAAACAGGATATATACTTTTGTCTTCCGTTTGATCAATAACAGCTACCTTAGTCGCTTCTTTGTCCCCATTATTAAAAAACTCAATCACATTTTGCAGGTTTGTCAGTCCAAAGATCAGCAGCAGCGTAATTCCTGTTGTAATCAAAAATGATTTTGTCTTTAATTTGCTTGAATATGTATGCCAAAAGATGATCCAAAATTTATTCATACTCCGCACCAACCTTTTCAATGAAAATATCATTCAGAGATGGTTCTGCCAGTTCAAATTTCCGGACAAATCCTTTGCCCTGCAAAGAAGCCATAATTTCCTGCGAGACATCTTCGCCTGTTACCTGAAGCTCTATTCCTTCAAAAAACGGCTTATATTTTGTCACACCTTCAAATTCCTTCAAGTAGGACAAATCAAAATCAGCATGAACGATCACGTTTTTCCTTCCAAAGGAACGCTTAATATCCTTTAATGCCCCATGAACTACAGGCTTTCCTTTATGCATAATGCACAAATGCTGACACAGCTCCTCTACATGCTCCATTCTGTGACTGGAAAATACAATGGATGTCCCCCCGTTTTTTAAGTCCAATACAGCCTCCTTAAGGAGCTCTACATTAACTGGGTCCAGACCGCTGAACGGCTCATCCAGAATCAGCAGCTTTGGACGATGCAGTACTGCTGTAATGAATTGAATCTTTTGCTGATTTCCTTTTGAGAGGTCCTCTACTTTCTTGTTTGCATATTCCGGAATCTTAAACCGTTCAAGCCATTCATTCATTTCTTTTTGCGCCGCCTGCTTATTCATCCCTTTTAACCGCCCTAAATAAATAAGCTGATCACGCACTTTCACTTTAGGATAAAGCCCTCTTTCCTCCGGGAGATAGCCAATTTTATCACTCGCATCATATCCGATTGGCTTTCCGTCCCATGAAATTTGCCCGGCTGATGGATTTAATAAGCCTAAAATCATCCGGAATGTTGTCGTTTTCCCAGCGCCATTGGCCCCGAGCAAACCAAACATTTCACTCTCTGGAATCGTTAATGAAAGCTGATCAACCGAAGTGTGTAATCCGAATCGTTTTGTAATTCCATCCAATTTTAATGTCATCCTGATTCCTCCTGTCTATCTTATGTACGAAACTCATTAAGCAAATGTTTCATTCCTTGCAGGAAAAAGAGAAGAAAATGAGAATTATAGGAATAAGCCTATAAAAATTTTAAACTTCATATGCAAAGGGGGCTATTAAATGGGCATGTATTACTTAACGGCATTTAATAAAGACGGGGAAAAATTAATGGATGAAAGCTTTGAAGCCACGAGTGACCAGGAAGCAAAAAAAGTCGGCGAGCAAAAGCTTGAAGAGAAAAATTATCTAAAAAAAACGCACCGCTGTACATCGGCAAGCGGTAAATTGATTTTGTTTGAAAGATAAGATAAGTAAAAAGATGATGAGGGCATTTCTTATATGGAATGTCTTTTTTATCATACTTTAATTACAATCCGGTGGTTTAGAAGCAACTCTAAAAGTTTCCCTAAATGCTCTTTTCCAGGCGAAAAGCAGAAAAATTCCCGGGTTTTGAATGAAATGCTTCTGTTTTCTGGCTTATCGTTATAAAACGGATAGGTTTTTCCTAGTTGCAGTTAGATTTTATTGTTTGAAAGGACACAGTTCCAAGCTGAAACTGTGTTTACTTTCCAAAAAGATCGCCTTAGTTTCCAAAATCGCATTTTTACTTTCCAAAGTCTGCTAAACACTTTCCAAAATGAACGATTTACTTTCTTTTTTCCATTCGCCTCCTAATTGCCAAAGTGAAATAGAAAAGCGGTTACAACAATCGTAACCGCTCTCAATTTATTTACCTGTAAACTGAGGTTTTCTTTTTTCTAAAAATGCATTTATGCCTTCTTGATGATCCTGAGATTGTCTCATGTTATATTGGGTTTCTTTTTCAAGAGAAAGGATTTGTTCCAATTCTAATTTCTTTACAGCTGAATAAATATTTTTGCTGGCAATCATCGCTTTTACAGGTTTCTGCAGCCATTCGCTGACAAGGGATTGTACAGCATCTTTTAAATCAACATCGCAGACTAAGTCAACAAGTCCAAGTTTGTAAGCCTCATCCGCGCTTAACTTATCACCGCTCCAGATCAATTGCTTGGCCTTCGCTTCGCCTAAGCGTTTTTCCATGAAATAGTGTCCTCCTCCGTCAGGTACCAGACCGATGCCGATAAAATTCATGGCAAGAACTGAGCTTGAATGTGCGACAACGTAATCTGCCGCTAAAGCCAGGCTGAATCCTAAGCCGGCTGCCGGTCCGTGAATGGCGCTTACCGTTACCTTAGGCAGTGTATAAAGCGTCGTGATGACCTCTGAAATTAAATCCATAACCCCTGAAAAACCCGAATTATCCATTGAATTCAGCATGGTTTTAATATCCCCGCCAGCCGAGAATCCCCGTCCGCTTCCAGACAGAACCACAATATCCGCTTCACTTTCACAAGCAAGTTTCAGTGCCTGAAGAAGTTCTCTCAGCATTTGTTCATTCATGGCATTTAAAACATCAGGCCTGTTCATTTCAATCGTCGCATATCTTCCATGTACCGAATATGTAACAGTTTCCATATCCATCCCCCTTAATTAAATATCCATCCTCACTATTTATTATAGCCAGTTATGAAAAGAATTGATATTATTTTCAGATAATTTAAATTCTCTCCACAATTGTGGCTGTCGCCATTCCGTGTCCAATGCATATTGTCAGCAGACCGTAGCGTGCCTTCCTGTGTTCAAGCTCATTGACAAGGCTCGTCATAAGCTTTGCCCCAGTAGCACCCAGTGGATGTCCAAGAGCGATTGCCCCTCCATTAACATTCACTTTTTCAAGGTCTGCCCCAATCACTTTCTGCCAGGCAAGGACAACAGGAGCAAATGCTTCATTGATTTCGAAAAGATCAATATCGTTTACAGTAAGCCCGCTTTTCGCAAGTACCTTCTGAGTCGCAGGAATGACTCCTTCAAGCATATAGGTAGGGTCAGAGCCTACAACGGCTTGTGAAACAATTCTAGCCTTTGGTTTTAGTCCGAGCTCCCGTGCTTTGGTTCCCTCCATTAAAAGCACAGCCGCTGCCCCATCACTCATTTGGCTGGCATTCCCTGCCGTCACAACGCCATCTTCTTTAAACACCGTTTTTAAATTTGACAGAGCTTCAAGAGAGGTGTCGGCACGAGGACCCTCATCCAGGTCAAATACGATTTCATCGCCCTCTTTATTCAATCCTTTTAGAGGCAGAATTTCAGATTGAAAGATTCCATTTTTAATTGCTTCAAGTGCTCTCTGATGGCTCCTGAGTGAAAAAGCATCAAGCTCCTGCCGGGTAATCTGATGTTTTTCTGCAATCATTTCGGCTGAAATGCCCTGATGAACAAAGTTATATTTTTCATGCAAGCTTGCAGGAATCGTTTCGTCGTTGCCATCGCTCAGAATCGGAACCTTCGTCATGCTCTCTACACCCGCTGCAATGACAATGTCCATATCACCCGACCTGATTTCCTGGCAGGCAAAATGAATAGCCTGCTGGCCTGATCCGCACATGCGGTTAATTTGAACGGCAGGCACGGTGACAGGAAATCCGGCTTCAAGAGCGGCGAGCCTCCCAATGTTAAAGCCTTGTTCTGCAATTGGGGATACGCAGCCCATGACCACATCCTCAACCTGTTCTTTCGGCAGACCCGCTCTTGTCACAACCTCATCTAACACCGCAGCTGCAAGATGAACAGGATGTGTTTCTCTAAAGGCGCCCTTCCTTTTTCCAACAGCCGTTCTTACCGCCTCAACAATTACTACTTCCCGTGTCATTTTCTCTCTCCTTCGTATGTGTAAAATCCTTTTCCGGTTTTTCTCCCGTGATGGCCGGCTTCAACAAGCTTTCTTAATAGCTGCGGAGGCAAAAAGCGGTCACCGTATGCATCCGCCATCCCATTGCTGACAAACAGCATCGTATCAAGGCCGACTAAGTCAGCAAGCTCAAGCGGTCCCATT
Proteins encoded in this region:
- a CDS encoding DNA repair exonuclease, whose translation is MEPIRFIHAADLHIDSPFAGMHQLPETIFERLKESTFAALDNLIHLAISEKVDFILIAGDLYDGEDRSLKAQLKLKKAFEQLEQHGIQVYVIHGNHDHMSGRWLDLSWPHNVHVFSDKEVECKTYWKNGNTPVNLYGYSYPKRAVIENMTPFYKKQGEACFHIGLLHGSISGITEHDVYSPFLISDLLEKQLDYWALGHIHKRMHLHENEPPILYSGNIQGRNRKETGDKGCFLVSMSESTVSYTFKPLHDVIWEELAIEIKGSFQEWIDSLHQQLQQLRGDNVPLVVTIRISGTNELYHLFQEENVLEDLMDQWNEDETGRENFLWISSIINESMPVISKESLQLDSHFLSDLTDIIESFDDFEDTIQPLKQHALYRKHIPAFDNEEQQQIEKEAEYLLFQELLKHRRL
- a CDS encoding ABC transporter ATP-binding protein yields the protein MTLKLDGITKRFGLHTSVDQLSLTIPESEMFGLLGANGAGKTTTFRMILGLLNPSAGQISWDGKPIGYDASDKIGYLPEERGLYPKVKVRDQLIYLGRLKGMNKQAAQKEMNEWLERFKIPEYANKKVEDLSKGNQQKIQFITAVLHRPKLLILDEPFSGLDPVNVELLKEAVLDLKNGGTSIVFSSHRMEHVEELCQHLCIMHKGKPVVHGALKDIKRSFGRKNVIVHADFDLSYLKEFEGVTKYKPFFEGIELQVTGEDVSQEIMASLQGKGFVRKFELAEPSLNDIFIEKVGAEYE
- a CDS encoding YhzD family protein codes for the protein MGMYYLTAFNKDGEKLMDESFEATSDQEAKKVGEQKLEEKNYLKKTHRCTSASGKLILFER
- a CDS encoding thiolase family protein; this encodes MTREVVIVEAVRTAVGKRKGAFRETHPVHLAAAVLDEVVTRAGLPKEQVEDVVMGCVSPIAEQGFNIGRLAALEAGFPVTVPAVQINRMCGSGQQAIHFACQEIRSGDMDIVIAAGVESMTKVPILSDGNDETIPASLHEKYNFVHQGISAEMIAEKHQITRQELDAFSLRSHQRALEAIKNGIFQSEILPLKGLNKEGDEIVFDLDEGPRADTSLEALSNLKTVFKEDGVVTAGNASQMSDGAAAVLLMEGTKARELGLKPKARIVSQAVVGSDPTYMLEGVIPATQKVLAKSGLTVNDIDLFEINEAFAPVVLAWQKVIGADLEKVNVNGGAIALGHPLGATGAKLMTSLVNELEHRKARYGLLTICIGHGMATATIVERI
- a CDS encoding ABC transporter permease, with translation MNKFWIIFWHTYSSKLKTKSFLITTGITLLLIFGLTNLQNVIEFFNNGDKEATKVAVIDQTEDKSIYPVFEQNASALDENLQLKRAEKSEEQLKKDVLDDKMEGYLILSLDQNGLPQGSFYARSIVNSSVSETMEQALQQTKIAAGTANLGLKSEQLNQLFAPSELKKTALLENAKSEEELNQARGLVYVLLFIIYFSVILYASMIAMEVAVEKSSRVMEILISSVSPIKQMFAKLLGIGLLSITQFGLIILVGYSSMKGNMENAELMGDGFFSFSEVPVATLVYAIVFFILGYFIFATLAAFLGSLVSRIEDVQQMISPMTYIIVGAFIIAMFGLGNPEAPFITVTSFIPLFSPMIMFLRVGMLSVPAWEIGLSIGILVITIIALAVLGAKVYKGGVLMYGKSSSFKDVKKALQMSKDQ
- a CDS encoding AAA family ATPase, with product MKIIELNIYGYGQFNHINFTLHPHAFQVIYGKNEAGKSTIMSFIQSILFGFPAKIQNENRYEPKRVKTYGGALIVDTEQYGKVKIERLPGKAAGEVTLYFENGETGSGEILNKMLSHFDKSMYKSIFSFDIHGIQQVSKVSADELGKFLLSSGLLGTDALLQTESHLLKKQELLYKPNGKKPEINAALSRLKSIHSEMLKAKELIQPYEELMKEKEVIERQLKEKEVSKSTLEAQSRRFAEIIDVLPLWLEEETIHTELTKTNQAFPADGLKRMDEIEAKEEPLQSEKLSLMRAIEDLQQTIYQMNVNESILSHHAEIDHLREAYSAYHAKRDQHQQYSLKYEALTRQIFDGKMRFFAENIDDKAVLSLNTSITAKEEIREIVSDYQQLQQRKQLLDQQFERAKENLEESENRLTDYAKGMLDAEERKLLEKKVKQHEAMQQQVLDEKRLQEEYRNNEKKINEQSKMNQSKKNQMKIMKAAAAVLLILCSGWLIYEQQWLILPFFLGLTGLVLFFIFQNDKGEDAFLIHLRDKQEELKRQLEQSRVQGHTEIEELGGILWKDEQLRRSHELEQVTFTQNERAYHRTVSGFDEWEEELYQLNRKVKKAYSDFRVRSEFSPLALPDLLQTLIQLQKDVRESSQIETKLSELTAALSAYEKRLRGVCEKCGFEQKTDLNETMRNLSAALQDSIEKKSRQLMYKEKIAVAEDRLVKIEAELSLLSEKRMELFILSNSADAEDFRKKADEANHRKALEQKLKWIQQQLHAKQHLLKDGKLDLLIDYKEEKLLCDNQLRAEMEQESSLHRRLAELKASLLNIESSGLYSELKQKYELEKGAVKQLAHKWAVLAAAKNMLNKTVEFNRSVRLPKVLKGAEHFFSVMTNHQYRKIFLPDAEQTLIVERIDGNRFAANELSQATAEQLYISLRLALARHLSTGQGLPIMIDDGFVNFDFERTKQVLSLLKEFSKQHQIIFFTCQEHLLPLFEEDQILDLKAVELASKQVSIGQRLL
- a CDS encoding enoyl-CoA hydratase, with product METVTYSVHGRYATIEMNRPDVLNAMNEQMLRELLQALKLACESEADIVVLSGSGRGFSAGGDIKTMLNSMDNSGFSGVMDLISEVITTLYTLPKVTVSAIHGPAAGLGFSLALAADYVVAHSSSVLAMNFIGIGLVPDGGGHYFMEKRLGEAKAKQLIWSGDKLSADEAYKLGLVDLVCDVDLKDAVQSLVSEWLQKPVKAMIASKNIYSAVKKLELEQILSLEKETQYNMRQSQDHQEGINAFLEKRKPQFTGK